In a genomic window of Streptomyces pristinaespiralis:
- a CDS encoding protein kinase family protein: MERARTQQSRQGGPRGIGPYQLITRLDPTGPGLPPVPERRFVARSADAERTVLISAPLEAADPARFLVEADAARRLVGPWVLPVTELSPTPESPWYATPYLPVLPLPVALAVHGGPLPEHTVRALGVALAETLAGAHAVGITHAGLSPAAVLLAWNGPRLTCFGAARAAAPDGEVRTGIAGLEPGSLAPEAAAGGRPRPPGDVHGLGAVLAYAATGHTVPDSAELPESLRPLISRCLSRDAAARPTAAELLHALSPSSPAPTATALDSAGSLLGPGWLPGRVVAAIARQSSQVLAAEVRTPRAFTV; the protein is encoded by the coding sequence ATGGAACGAGCGCGGACGCAGCAATCACGACAGGGCGGGCCGCGCGGCATCGGCCCGTACCAGCTCATCACCCGCCTCGACCCGACCGGCCCCGGCCTTCCGCCCGTACCTGAGCGCCGGTTCGTGGCACGCAGCGCCGACGCCGAGCGCACGGTCCTGATCAGCGCCCCTCTCGAGGCCGCCGACCCCGCGCGCTTCCTCGTCGAGGCGGACGCGGCCCGCCGGCTCGTCGGCCCCTGGGTCCTGCCGGTCACCGAGCTCTCCCCCACGCCCGAGAGCCCGTGGTACGCCACCCCCTATCTCCCGGTGCTCCCGCTGCCGGTGGCGCTGGCCGTGCACGGCGGCCCTTTGCCCGAGCACACCGTTAGGGCCCTGGGCGTCGCCCTGGCCGAGACCCTGGCGGGCGCGCACGCCGTCGGCATCACACATGCCGGGCTCTCCCCCGCCGCGGTGCTCCTGGCCTGGAACGGGCCGCGCCTGACCTGCTTCGGCGCGGCCCGCGCGGCGGCCCCTGACGGGGAGGTTCGCACGGGCATCGCCGGGCTGGAGCCGGGCAGCCTCGCCCCCGAGGCGGCGGCGGGCGGGCGGCCCCGTCCGCCGGGCGACGTCCACGGTCTGGGCGCGGTCCTGGCGTACGCGGCCACCGGCCACACGGTCCCGGACAGCGCCGAACTCCCCGAGTCCCTCCGCCCGTTGATCTCCCGCTGCCTGTCCCGCGACGCGGCGGCCCGCCCGACGGCCGCCGAACTCCTGCACGCCCTGTCCCCGTCGTCGCCCGCCCCCACAGCGACGGCCCTGGACTCGGCCGGCTCCCTGCTGGGCCCCGGCTGGCTCCCGGGAAGGGTGGTGGCCGCCATCGCCCGGCAGTCGTCGCAGGTGCTGGCCGCGGAAGTCCGTACGCCCCGGGCGTTCACCGTCTGA
- a CDS encoding MFS transporter → MTVPLEPSDADVAPRPTAAAEAFADDNRDHGRDGDNRDHGRDGDDRVHGRHDDERGDGRGGRHDEPQAAEEVAAKVAEQVTALGTEQDGTHHGSPGGRPDRTDHGKQSGVLGREHRALSIGIVAVVFLIAFEATAVGTAMPVAARELHGIPLYAFAFSAYFTTSLFGMVVSGQWADRRGPLGALAGGMSAFAAGLVLSGTAGAMWVFVLGRAVQGLGGGLVIVALYVVVSRAYPRRLQPAIMAAFAASWVIPSVVGPLAAGTVTEQLGWRWVFIGIPALVVVPLALALPAIRRTAAGPADVLAPVPPFDRRRIRMALGISIGAGFLQYAGQDLRWLSLLPAALGAALLVPSALGLLPAGTYRAARGLPSVVLLRGVAAGSFIAAESFVPLMLVTQRGLSPTMAGLSLAVGGATWALGSYVQSRPRTEPYRERLVVFGMLLVAAAVATAPSVLIEAVPVWIVGVAWGFGCFGMGLVIGSTSVLLLKLSAPEEAGANSAALQISDALSNVLLLAAGGAAFVALGGGAAGAAHTVSDGASGAHPAAFAAVFLPMAAVALAGAWVATRLRVPDPV, encoded by the coding sequence ATGACCGTCCCCCTCGAGCCGAGTGACGCCGATGTCGCTCCACGCCCCACCGCAGCAGCCGAAGCCTTTGCCGACGACAACCGTGACCACGGGCGTGACGGCGACAACCGTGACCACGGGCGTGACGGCGACGACCGTGTCCACGGGCGTCACGACGACGAGCGTGGCGACGGACGCGGCGGACGGCACGACGAGCCGCAGGCCGCCGAGGAGGTCGCCGCGAAGGTCGCGGAGCAGGTCACCGCGCTGGGCACCGAGCAGGACGGCACGCACCACGGCTCGCCCGGCGGCAGGCCGGACCGCACGGACCACGGCAAGCAGAGCGGTGTTCTCGGTCGTGAGCACCGGGCGCTCAGCATCGGCATCGTCGCCGTCGTCTTCCTGATCGCCTTCGAGGCCACCGCCGTCGGGACGGCCATGCCGGTCGCCGCCCGAGAACTGCACGGCATCCCGCTGTACGCCTTCGCCTTCTCCGCGTACTTCACCACCAGCCTCTTCGGCATGGTCGTCAGCGGACAGTGGGCGGACCGCAGGGGCCCGCTCGGCGCGCTGGCGGGCGGCATGAGCGCCTTCGCCGCGGGGCTGGTGCTGTCGGGCACCGCGGGCGCGATGTGGGTCTTCGTGCTCGGACGCGCCGTGCAGGGCCTGGGCGGCGGACTGGTCATCGTCGCGCTGTACGTCGTGGTGAGCCGCGCCTATCCACGGCGGCTCCAGCCCGCGATCATGGCGGCGTTCGCGGCGAGCTGGGTGATCCCGTCCGTCGTCGGGCCGCTCGCCGCCGGCACGGTCACCGAGCAGCTGGGCTGGCGCTGGGTTTTCATCGGCATCCCCGCCCTGGTCGTCGTGCCGCTCGCGCTCGCACTGCCCGCGATCCGGCGCACGGCCGCCGGACCCGCGGACGTCCTTGCGCCCGTGCCGCCCTTCGACCGGCGGCGGATCCGGATGGCCCTCGGCATCTCGATCGGCGCCGGATTCCTCCAGTACGCGGGCCAGGACCTGCGCTGGCTCTCCCTGCTGCCCGCGGCTCTCGGCGCTGCGCTGCTCGTGCCGTCGGCGCTGGGCCTGCTGCCCGCCGGGACGTACCGGGCGGCGCGCGGCCTGCCGTCCGTGGTCCTGCTGCGGGGCGTCGCGGCCGGGTCGTTCATCGCGGCCGAGTCCTTCGTCCCGCTGATGCTGGTCACACAGCGGGGGCTGTCCCCGACGATGGCCGGCCTGTCGCTCGCGGTCGGCGGCGCGACGTGGGCGCTGGGTTCGTACGTACAGTCCAGGCCGCGGACCGAACCGTACCGGGAACGCCTGGTGGTGTTCGGCATGCTGCTGGTCGCGGCGGCCGTGGCGACCGCGCCGAGCGTGCTGATCGAAGCGGTCCCCGTCTGGATCGTCGGGGTCGCCTGGGGCTTCGGCTGCTTCGGCATGGGACTGGTGATCGGCTCGACCAGCGTGCTGCTGCTGAAGCTGTCCGCCCCCGAGGAGGCCGGCGCCAACTCGGCCGCGCTGCAGATCTCGGACGCCCTGTCGAACGTGCTGCTCCTCGCGGCGGGTGGCGCTGCGTTCGTCGCCCTCGGCGGCGGCGCCGCGGGCGCGGCCCACACCGTGTCCGACGGCGCCTCCGGCGCGCACCCGGCGGCCTTCGCGGCGGTCTTCCTGCCGATGGCGGCAGTGGCGCTGGCGGGTGCGTGGGTGGCGACCAGGCTGCGCGTACCGGATCCGGTGTGA
- a CDS encoding DEAD/DEAH box helicase: protein MTTTASHHLSPAFPGRAPWGTANKLRAWQQGAMEKYLQEQPRDFLAVATPGAGKTTFALTLASWLLHHHVVQQVTVVAPTEHLKKQWAAAAARIGIKLDPDYSAGPLSKEYHGVAVTYAGVGVRPMLHRNRCEQRKTLVILDEIHHAGDSKSWGEACLEAFEPATRRLALTGTPFRSDTNPIPFVTYEEGSDGIRRSSADYTYGYGNALGDGVVRPVIFLSYSGNMRWRTKAGDEVAARLGEPMTKDAISQAWRTALDPRGDWMPNVLRAADQRLTEVRKGIPDAGGLVIASDQDSARAYAKLIREITGTKATVVLSDEAAASKRIEEFSEDGSRWMVAVRMVSEGVDVPRLAVGVYATTISTPLFFAQAVGRFVRSRRRGETASVFLPTIPNLLGFASEMEVERDHALDKPKKDGEEDPYAESEKEMAEAEKQQDEDTGEQDMLPFEALESDAVFDRVLYDGAEFGMQAHPGSEEEQDYLGIPGLLEPDQVQLLLQKRQARQIAHSRKKPDEEADLLELPAERRPVVSHKELLELRKQLNTMVGAYVHQSGKPHGVIHTELRRVCGGPPSAEATAGQIRERIKKVQEWATRMR, encoded by the coding sequence GTGACTACTACCGCCTCCCACCACCTCTCACCCGCCTTCCCCGGCCGTGCCCCCTGGGGTACGGCGAACAAGCTGCGTGCCTGGCAGCAGGGCGCCATGGAGAAGTACCTCCAGGAGCAGCCGCGTGACTTCCTCGCCGTCGCCACGCCCGGCGCCGGCAAGACGACGTTCGCGCTCACCCTCGCGTCGTGGCTTCTGCACCACCATGTCGTGCAGCAGGTGACCGTCGTCGCGCCGACCGAGCACCTGAAGAAGCAGTGGGCGGCCGCGGCGGCGCGGATAGGGATCAAGCTGGACCCGGACTACAGCGCGGGGCCGCTGAGCAAGGAGTACCACGGGGTCGCCGTCACCTACGCCGGTGTCGGTGTGCGCCCCATGCTGCACCGCAACCGCTGCGAGCAGCGCAAGACGCTCGTCATCCTCGACGAGATCCACCACGCCGGTGACTCCAAGTCATGGGGCGAGGCGTGTCTCGAGGCGTTCGAGCCGGCGACCCGCCGCCTCGCCCTCACCGGCACGCCCTTCCGCTCGGACACCAATCCGATCCCGTTCGTCACGTACGAGGAGGGCAGCGACGGCATCCGCCGGTCCTCCGCCGACTACACCTACGGTTACGGGAACGCCCTCGGCGACGGCGTCGTCCGGCCGGTCATCTTCCTCTCCTACAGCGGCAACATGCGCTGGCGCACCAAGGCCGGTGACGAGGTCGCCGCGCGGCTCGGCGAGCCGATGACCAAGGACGCGATCTCGCAGGCCTGGCGCACCGCGCTCGACCCGCGAGGCGACTGGATGCCGAACGTCCTGCGCGCCGCCGACCAGCGGCTGACCGAGGTCCGGAAGGGCATCCCGGACGCGGGCGGACTCGTCATCGCCTCCGACCAGGACTCGGCCCGCGCGTACGCCAAGCTGATCCGGGAGATCACCGGCACCAAGGCCACCGTCGTGCTCTCCGACGAGGCGGCGGCGTCCAAGCGGATCGAGGAGTTCAGCGAGGACGGCTCGCGCTGGATGGTCGCCGTCCGCATGGTGTCGGAAGGCGTCGACGTACCGCGCCTCGCGGTCGGTGTCTACGCGACGACGATCTCGACGCCGCTGTTCTTCGCGCAGGCCGTGGGCCGTTTCGTACGGTCCCGCCGACGCGGCGAGACGGCCTCCGTCTTTCTCCCCACCATCCCGAACCTGCTCGGCTTCGCCTCCGAGATGGAGGTCGAGCGCGACCACGCCCTCGACAAGCCGAAGAAGGACGGCGAAGAGGACCCGTACGCCGAGTCCGAGAAGGAGATGGCGGAGGCGGAGAAGCAGCAGGACGAGGACACCGGCGAACAGGACATGCTGCCCTTCGAGGCACTGGAGTCCGACGCCGTCTTCGACCGTGTGCTGTACGACGGGGCCGAGTTCGGCATGCAGGCGCATCCCGGCAGCGAGGAGGAGCAGGACTACCTGGGCATCCCCGGGCTCCTCGAGCCGGACCAGGTGCAACTGCTGCTCCAGAAGCGGCAGGCGCGCCAGATCGCGCACAGCCGCAAGAAGCCCGACGAGGAGGCCGACCTCCTCGAGCTGCCGGCCGAGCGCCGCCCGGTGGTCTCCCACAAGGAGTTGCTGGAACTGCGCAAGCAGCTGAACACGATGGTCGGCGCGTACGTACACCAGAGCGGCAAGCCGCACGGGGTGATCCACACCGAGCTGCGCAGGGTGTGCGGCGGGCCGCCGAGCGCGGAGGCGACGGCCGGTCAGATCCGCGAGCGGATCAAGAAGGTCCAGGAGTGGGCCACGCGGATGCGCTGA
- a CDS encoding IclR family transcriptional regulator, whose amino-acid sequence MTAETSQTLDRGLRVLKLLADTDHGLTVTELSTKLGVNRTVVYRLLATLEQHALVRRDLGGRARVGLGVLRLGRQVHPLVREAAMPALRSLAEDIGATAHLTLVDGAEALAVAVVEPTWTDYHVAYRAGFRHPLDRGAAGKAILAARQTKSTEPAYTLTHGELEAGASGAAAALVGVTGIEGSVGVVMLADSVPERVGPRVVDAAREVADALR is encoded by the coding sequence GTGACCGCGGAGACCTCCCAGACGCTCGACAGGGGACTACGTGTCCTCAAGCTGCTCGCCGATACCGACCACGGGCTGACCGTCACCGAGTTGTCCACCAAACTCGGCGTCAACCGCACTGTCGTCTACCGGCTGCTCGCCACCCTCGAGCAGCACGCCCTCGTCCGACGCGACCTCGGCGGCCGGGCCAGGGTCGGCCTCGGCGTGCTGCGCCTCGGCCGCCAGGTCCATCCGCTGGTGCGGGAGGCCGCGATGCCGGCCCTCCGCTCGCTCGCGGAGGACATAGGGGCGACGGCCCATCTCACCCTGGTCGACGGGGCGGAGGCCCTCGCGGTCGCCGTCGTCGAGCCGACCTGGACCGACTATCACGTGGCCTACCGGGCGGGCTTCCGCCACCCGTTGGACCGGGGCGCGGCCGGCAAGGCCATCCTCGCCGCCCGCCAGACCAAGAGCACAGAGCCCGCGTACACGCTCACCCACGGGGAACTGGAGGCGGGCGCGAGCGGCGCTGCCGCCGCCCTGGTGGGGGTGACGGGCATAGAGGGCAGCGTCGGTGTGGTGATGCTGGCCGACTCCGTGCCGGAGCGGGTGGGTCCCCGCGTGGTGGACGCGGCCCGCGAGGTCGCGGACGCGCTCCGGTAG
- a CDS encoding YlbL family protein, which translates to MLSSLTRPRALALCALPVVALFAVAGLAPLPFVVAQPGMTADVLGKDQGTPVITISGAPTRRTEGSLRMTTIVATGPAADVDLGDVADGWFRTDRAVLPRDAVYPAGKSDKEIERRNVADMEESQDVATRAALAYLGEDAAEVKVTLHLADVGGPSAGLLFSLGIIDKLAGDGAGGDLTGGRSIAGTGTISADGKVGAVGGVSLKTQAARRDGATVFLVPKDECSDAQAELPEGMRLIPVTTLKGAVESLRSLEKGGKVPSC; encoded by the coding sequence GTGCTCTCCAGTCTCACGCGCCCCCGCGCCCTCGCCCTCTGCGCCCTGCCCGTCGTCGCGCTGTTCGCCGTCGCCGGGCTGGCGCCCCTGCCGTTCGTCGTCGCCCAGCCCGGGATGACCGCGGACGTGCTCGGGAAGGACCAGGGGACGCCGGTGATCACGATCTCCGGTGCGCCGACGCGCAGGACGGAGGGGTCGCTGCGGATGACGACGATCGTGGCGACCGGTCCGGCCGCCGATGTCGACCTCGGTGACGTGGCCGACGGCTGGTTCCGCACCGATCGCGCCGTGCTGCCGCGCGACGCCGTCTACCCGGCGGGCAAGTCGGACAAGGAGATCGAGCGGCGCAACGTCGCGGACATGGAGGAGTCGCAGGACGTCGCGACCCGCGCGGCCCTCGCGTACCTCGGTGAGGACGCCGCCGAGGTGAAGGTGACACTGCACCTCGCCGACGTGGGCGGTCCGAGCGCCGGGCTGCTGTTCTCCCTCGGCATCATCGACAAGCTCGCGGGCGACGGCGCGGGCGGCGACCTGACCGGCGGCCGCAGTATCGCGGGGACGGGGACGATCAGCGCCGACGGCAAGGTCGGCGCGGTCGGCGGGGTGTCGCTGAAGACCCAGGCGGCGCGGCGTGACGGGGCGACGGTCTTCCTGGTGCCGAAGGACGAGTGCTCCGACGCGCAGGCCGAACTCCCCGAAGGGATGCGCCTGATCCCCGTCACGACGCTCAAGGGCGCGGTGGAGTCGCTGCGTTCGCTGGAGAAGGGCGGGAAGGTCCCGAGCTGCTGA
- a CDS encoding MFS transporter yields the protein MSGQGGPKAARRGPLAAVLAANAVSITGNSLTLIGVPWFALETTGSPGKAGLVAFCATLPVVVSAIAGGPVIDRVGRRRVSIVTDLVCALTLAAIPLLHYAGALEFWMLCALMAVTGLFHAPGETARYVLVPDLARTAGTSLTRAASLFDAVSRGARMSGAALAGVLIALVGAETVLLIDAATFCGSALLIRLGLRRVAAAEPRRDARRVSFTAYRAELREGYAFLLRARLLLGVVLMVMVTNGLDQGWSSVLLPVHAKENLDGARDLGLLAATFGGCALLGALLYAAVGHRFRRRTLFTCAFLICGLPRFVVAALVDGTVPLAVTMAAGGLAAGMLNPILTTVTYERVPERLRSRVASAATAGVLMTTPLGGLAAGYLIEQAGLAAALFTLGGLYFLTTLAPAVFPRWREMDAAPVDDGVLDGATPKKADGFDLSSSGPSRPSPANAATPPRP from the coding sequence ATGAGCGGCCAGGGGGGACCGAAGGCGGCGCGCCGGGGACCGCTCGCCGCCGTCCTGGCGGCCAACGCCGTTTCCATCACCGGCAATTCACTCACCCTCATCGGCGTCCCGTGGTTCGCGCTCGAGACCACGGGGAGCCCCGGCAAGGCCGGCCTGGTCGCCTTCTGCGCGACCCTGCCGGTCGTGGTGTCCGCGATCGCCGGCGGCCCGGTCATCGACCGCGTCGGCCGGCGCCGCGTCAGCATCGTCACCGACCTCGTCTGCGCCCTCACCCTCGCCGCGATCCCCCTGCTGCACTACGCGGGAGCGCTCGAGTTCTGGATGCTGTGCGCGCTGATGGCCGTCACAGGCCTCTTCCACGCACCCGGCGAGACCGCCCGCTACGTGCTCGTACCCGACCTGGCCCGGACGGCGGGGACCAGCCTGACGCGGGCCGCGAGCCTCTTCGACGCCGTGTCGCGCGGCGCGCGGATGTCCGGCGCGGCGCTCGCCGGCGTACTCATCGCCCTGGTCGGCGCGGAAACCGTCCTGCTCATCGACGCGGCGACCTTCTGCGGCTCGGCGCTGCTGATCCGACTGGGGCTGCGGCGGGTCGCCGCGGCCGAACCACGGCGGGACGCGCGCCGGGTGTCCTTCACGGCGTACCGGGCGGAGCTGCGCGAGGGCTACGCGTTCCTCCTGCGCGCCCGGCTGCTGCTGGGCGTCGTCCTGATGGTGATGGTCACCAACGGCCTGGACCAGGGCTGGAGTTCGGTCCTGCTGCCGGTGCACGCCAAGGAGAACCTGGACGGCGCCCGGGATCTGGGCCTGCTGGCCGCCACCTTCGGCGGCTGCGCGCTGCTCGGCGCCCTGCTGTACGCGGCGGTCGGGCACCGCTTCCGCCGGCGCACTCTCTTCACCTGCGCGTTCCTGATCTGCGGGCTGCCGCGGTTCGTGGTGGCGGCACTGGTGGACGGCACGGTGCCGCTCGCCGTGACGATGGCCGCGGGCGGGCTGGCGGCCGGGATGCTCAACCCGATCCTGACCACGGTGACGTACGAGCGCGTCCCCGAACGGCTGCGCAGCCGGGTCGCGAGCGCCGCCACCGCCGGGGTGCTGATGACCACGCCGCTCGGCGGTCTGGCAGCCGGTTACCTCATCGAACAAGCGGGCCTGGCGGCGGCGCTGTTCACCTTGGGCGGGCTGTACTTCCTGACGACCCTGGCCCCTGCGGTGTTCCCGCGCTGGCGCGAGATGGACGCGGCTCCGGTGGACGACGGCGTCCTCGACGGAGCCACGCCGAAGAAGGCCGACGGCTTCGACCTCAGCAGCTCGGGACCTTCCCGCCCTTCTCCAGCGAACGCAGCGACTCCACCGCGCCCTTGA
- a CDS encoding ArsR/SmtB family transcription factor: MTENEEQSPAASQPRRLRALDPRSLRGLAHPLRMRMLQTLRQDGPATASQLAEKLGESSGATSYHLRQLAAHGFVEDDPERGKGRERWWKASGDGTLFDSALYTDPDPAVRGAADLFLHEHATMHTQEVATWLGSMRDWSEEWRRGSDLSDFTLYLTAEQTLELNEKIHALIEGYRDVQPPAGTEGAAQVRLHTHAFPRSTD; the protein is encoded by the coding sequence ATGACCGAGAACGAGGAACAGAGCCCGGCCGCCTCCCAGCCGCGCAGGCTCCGGGCACTGGATCCGCGATCGCTGCGCGGCCTTGCCCACCCACTGCGGATGCGGATGCTCCAGACGCTGCGCCAGGACGGCCCCGCGACCGCCTCCCAGCTCGCCGAGAAACTCGGCGAGTCCAGCGGCGCCACCAGCTACCACCTGCGCCAGCTCGCGGCCCACGGCTTCGTCGAGGACGACCCGGAGCGCGGCAAGGGCCGGGAGCGATGGTGGAAGGCGTCCGGCGACGGCACGCTCTTCGACAGCGCCCTCTACACCGACCCGGATCCGGCGGTGCGCGGCGCTGCCGACCTGTTCCTCCACGAGCACGCGACCATGCACACCCAGGAGGTCGCCACCTGGCTGGGCAGCATGCGGGACTGGTCGGAGGAGTGGCGACGCGGCTCCGACCTCAGCGACTTCACGCTGTACCTGACCGCGGAGCAGACCCTCGAGCTCAACGAGAAGATCCACGCGCTCATCGAGGGCTACCGCGACGTCCAGCCGCCGGCCGGCACCGAGGGCGCCGCCCAGGTCCGCCTGCACACGCACGCGTTCCCGCGCTCCACCGACTGA
- a CDS encoding Lrp/AsnC family transcriptional regulator codes for MAIDHLDGRLIVLLAREPRIGVLEASRRLGVARGTVQARMDRLQSQGVVRGFGPDVDPAALGYPVTAFATLEIKQGQGADVRAHLTTVPEVLELHTTTGHGDMLCRLVARSNADLQRVIDRVVGFEGIVRASTAIVMENPVPLRIIPLVEQAAKDSRGT; via the coding sequence GTGGCGATCGATCATCTGGACGGGCGGCTCATCGTGCTGCTGGCACGTGAACCGAGGATCGGGGTGCTGGAGGCGTCACGACGGCTCGGCGTGGCGCGCGGGACGGTGCAGGCGCGGATGGACCGGCTGCAGTCGCAGGGCGTCGTCCGCGGCTTCGGGCCCGACGTCGACCCGGCGGCCCTCGGCTATCCGGTGACGGCGTTCGCGACGCTGGAGATCAAGCAGGGGCAGGGGGCGGACGTGCGGGCGCACCTCACGACCGTTCCCGAGGTGCTCGAGCTGCACACCACCACCGGCCACGGCGACATGCTCTGCCGCCTGGTCGCACGCTCCAACGCGGATCTCCAGCGGGTGATCGACCGGGTCGTCGGCTTCGAGGGGATCGTGCGCGCGTCGACGGCGATCGTGATGGAGAACCCGGTACCGCTGCGGATCATCCCGCTGGTGGAGCAGGCGGCAAAGGACTCGCGGGGCACCTGA
- the hppD gene encoding 4-hydroxyphenylpyruvate dioxygenase: MTETIDHTPDTARQADPFPVKGMDAVVFAVGNAKQAAHYYSTAFGMKLVAYSGPENGSRETASYVLTNGAARFVLTSVIKASTDWGRFLAEHVAAHGDGVVDLAIEVPDARKAYAYAVEHGATGITEPYEVKDEHGTVVLAAIATYGKTRHTLVERGGYDGPYLPGFVAADPIVEPPAKRTFQAIDHCVGNVELGRMNEWVGFYNKVMGFTNMKEFVGDDIATEYSALMSKVVADGTLKVKFPINEPAIAKKKSQIDEYLEFYGGAGVQHIALATNDIVATVRSMRAAGVQFLDTPDSYYDTLGEWAGETRVPVETLRELKILVDRDEDGYLLQIFTKPVQDRPTVFFEMIERHGSMGFGKGNFKALFEAIEREQEKRGNL, encoded by the coding sequence ATGACTGAGACCATCGATCACACCCCCGACACCGCGCGGCAGGCCGACCCCTTCCCGGTGAAGGGAATGGACGCGGTCGTCTTCGCCGTCGGCAACGCCAAGCAGGCCGCGCACTACTACTCCACGGCCTTCGGCATGAAGCTCGTCGCCTACTCCGGACCGGAGAACGGCAGCCGCGAGACCGCGAGTTACGTCCTCACCAACGGCGCCGCCCGCTTCGTCCTCACCTCCGTGATCAAGGCGTCCACCGACTGGGGCCGCTTCCTCGCCGAGCACGTCGCCGCCCACGGCGACGGTGTCGTCGACCTGGCCATCGAGGTGCCGGACGCCCGCAAGGCGTACGCGTACGCGGTCGAGCACGGCGCCACCGGCATCACCGAGCCGTACGAGGTCAAGGACGAGCACGGCACCGTCGTGCTGGCCGCCATCGCCACCTACGGCAAGACCCGCCACACCCTCGTCGAGCGCGGCGGCTACGACGGCCCCTACCTGCCCGGCTTCGTCGCCGCCGACCCGATCGTCGAGCCGCCGGCCAAGCGCACCTTCCAGGCCATCGACCACTGCGTGGGCAACGTCGAGCTCGGCCGGATGAACGAGTGGGTCGGCTTCTACAACAAGGTCATGGGCTTCACCAACATGAAGGAGTTCGTGGGCGACGACATCGCCACCGAGTACTCCGCGCTCATGTCGAAGGTCGTCGCCGACGGCACCCTCAAGGTGAAGTTCCCGATCAACGAGCCGGCGATCGCGAAGAAGAAGTCGCAGATCGACGAGTACCTCGAGTTCTACGGCGGCGCCGGTGTCCAGCACATCGCGCTCGCCACGAACGACATCGTCGCCACCGTCCGCTCGATGCGCGCCGCGGGTGTCCAGTTCCTCGACACCCCCGACTCGTACTACGACACCCTCGGCGAGTGGGCCGGCGAGACCCGGGTGCCCGTGGAGACGCTGCGCGAGCTGAAGATCCTCGTCGACCGCGACGAGGACGGCTACCTGCTGCAGATCTTCACCAAGCCGGTCCAGGACCGCCCCACCGTCTTCTTCGAGATGATCGAGCGGCACGGTTCGATGGGCTTCGGCAAGGGCAACTTCAAGGCGCTCTTCGAGGCGATCGAGCGCGAGCAGGAGAAGCGCGGAAACCTGTAG